DNA sequence from the Oncorhynchus clarkii lewisi isolate Uvic-CL-2024 chromosome 9, UVic_Ocla_1.0, whole genome shotgun sequence genome:
GTTCACTGGCCTAAAGACAACACCACATAATGTCAAAACAGATTTAATTattatacatttacatttttttaagtttccaaattaattacaaatgaaaagctgaaaccGCTTTGTTATGCTAAGccgaaataagttcaggagtacaaatgtgtGTCTACATTATACGtttcatggactcactgtgtgcagtAAAAAAATTTGATCTTATTGAACGCAAACAcatttaccagatgttattgcaggtgtagcgataTGCTTGCGttcctatctccaacagtgcaggaatatctaacaatacacacaaaaaaagtatAACATCTATTCTAATAAtaaattatatatacagttgaagtctgaagtttacatacaccttagccaaatacttttaaactcagttcacaattcctgacattaaccCTTGTAAAACGgacgttaagacactaacagcttacagacggtaggcaattaaggtcacagttatgaaaacttaggacactaaagaggcctttctactgactctgaaaaacaccaaaagaaagatgccaagggttcctgctcatctgcgtgaacgtgccttaggcatgctgcaaggaggcatgaggactgcagatgtggccagggcaataaattgcaatgttcgtactgtgagacgcctaagacagagctacagggagagaggacggacagctgatgtaacaacacctgcacaggattggtataTCCGAACATCACAACTGCGGTACAGGAAGGCGACAACAACTGCctgactgagagaggctggactgagggcttgtgggCCTGTTGTTTGGTGAGGACCTGCattacatcaccggcaacaacgtcgcctatgggcacaaacccaccaaacgctggaccagataggactggcaaaaagtgctcttcactgacgagtcgcggttttgtctcaccagggatgatggtcagatatgcgtttatcgtcgaaggaataagTGTTACACCaagacctgtactctggagtaggatcgatttggaagtggagggtccgtcatggtctggggcggtgtgtcacagcatcatcagactgagcttgttgtcattgctggcaatctcaatgctgtgtgttgaaggaaagacatcctcctccctcatgtggtacccttcctgcaggctcatcctgacatgaccctccagcatgacaatgccaccagccttcctgctcgttctgtgcgtgatttcctgcaagacaggaatgttagtgttctgccatggccagaaaagagcccggatctcaatcccattgagcacgtctgggacctgttggaacgGAGGATGAGGGCTAGGTCCATTCAgccccagaaatgtcagggagCTTGCAGGTgttttggtggaagagtggggcaacatctcacagcaaaaactggcaaatctgatacagtccatgaggaggagatgcactgcagtatttaatgcagctggtggccacaccagattactgactgttatttttgattttgaccccctttgCTCAGGGACCACATTATTCTATTTGTCACATGTCTATGgatcttgttcagtttatgtctcagttgttaaatCGTATCTTcatacaaatatatacacatgttaagttttctgaaaataaacagttgacaATGAGAGGTTACTTTTTTTGctgaaatatatacacacacattctatctctgggaaagtattctgaccccttcaATTTTTAcgttagacttattctaaaatgtaattgtTCGTTTTTGTCCCCTCAATCtaccataatgacaatgcaaaaatgttttgctaacctttttgggataggggacagcattttcacttttggatgaatagtgtgcccagagtgaactgcctcctactctgaagctaatatatgcataatatatgcatattattggatagaaaacagtctgaagtttctaaaactgtttgaatgatgtctgtgagtgtagCATAACTCATGACAGGGGAAaatctgagaaaaatccaaccaggaagtgggacatctgaggtttgtagtttttcaaagcttggcctaccgaatacacattgagatatggatgaggatgcacttcctagggcttccactagatgtcaaccgtctttagaaactggtttgaggattctactttaaaggaggggctcatacgacctctgagtcagtggtctggcagagtgccttggtctcatgacacGCGATCCCACAATATCAATGTTGCCAGCTAACGTATAAGAGGGAATAGTAGGCCTAGTTGGACAAGGCACATGATGAAAGTTAGGTTAGGTTGCCTAAACATTAATTATTTAATACACTAGTATGTGACTAAAATGGCTGTGACTAAAACAAGAAAAAAATTGTCCAGTTTTAGTCGACTGAAAACAAAAACTAACGAAGGATGAAATTACTCAAATGTGACTAAGATTTCTAGATTTTAAAAGATCGATAGGTGTTAGGAAGTAAACGAGTCGCTTGTCGAGTCCCTTGTTGATCAAACTTGTCTGACGCTAGCACCCACTTTCTCACAAAAATAACCTATTGTTCAAAACAATTCACCAAAATATGCATTAATACACAAAGCATTGGGTAGGCCAAAAATACAATGGTACATACCGGACTTGGGCTGGATGCTTCTCCTTTTGTGGGCCCCAGGGAGCGGAGGGTtgacagagggagggggtcctTTTTTCTTGCGGGGGGGTCGACCTGGTCGCTTCTTCACCACCTCCACCTTCTCTGCCTCCCCATCCGAGTCACCTGAGAAGGAGTCTGCAGAGTTACCCGACATCACTGTTGGATAGGGataaaagagggagagggcacaTATGTCAACAGGAATATAACATACAACATGCTTTGTTCATTCACCAACACCTTCCttacaaactcagcaaaaaaagaaacgtcctctcactgtcaactacgttcattttcagcaaacttaacatgtgtaaatatttgtataaacataacaagagtcaacaactgagacaaactgaacaggttccacagacagtaaaaaaggggggtcaaaatcaaaagtaacaatcagtatctggtgtggccaccagatgcattaagtactgcagtgcatctcttcctcatggactgcaccatatttgccagttcttgctgtgagatgtcacccctactcttccaccaagacacctgcaagttcctggacatttctggggggaatggccctagccctcaccctccgatccaacaggtcccagacgtgctcaatgggattgagatccgggctcttcgctggccatggcagaacactgacattcctgtcttgcaggaaatcacgcattGAACGAGCAGTGTGGCTGGTGATATTGTCATGCTAGAGGATcatatcaggatgagcctgcaggaagggtacacatgagggaggaggatgtcttccctgtaacacagtgttgagattgcctgcaatgacaacaagctcagtccgatgatgctatgacacaccgccccagaccatgacggaccctccacctccaaatcgatcctgctccagagtacagccctcagtgtaacgctcattgcttcgacgataaacacgaatccgaccatcacccctgctgAGACAAAAccttgactcgtcagtgaagagcactttttgccagtcctgtctggtccagggagagtgggtttgtgcccataagccACATTGtcgccggtgatgtctggtgaggacctgccttacaacaggctcacaagccctcagtccagtctctctcagcctattgcggacagtctgagcactgatggagggattgtgctttcctggtgtaactcgggcagttgttgttgccatcctgtgcctgtcccgcaggtgtgatgttcggatgtaccgatcctgtgcaggtgttgttacacgtggcctgccaatgcgaggacgatcagctgtccgtcctgtctccctgtagcgccgtcttaggcgtctcacagtacggacattgcaatttattgccctggccacatatacagtcctcatgcctccttgtagcatgcctaaggcacgttcatgcagatgaacagggaccctgaacatctttcttttggtgtttttcagtcagtagaatggcctctttagtgtcctaagttttcataactgtgaccttaattgcctacggtctgtaagctgttagtatcttaacgaccgttccacaggtgaatgttcattaattgtttatgggtcattgaacaagcatggtaaacacaatgaagatctgtgaagttatttggatttttacgaattatctttgaaagacagggcccGTTTTTTTTACAGAGTTTACAATGTAAAAGGACTTGGAGACTTGGGGCAACGTTTTCCTCTGGAATTTACActtgaggtcgaccgattaatctgaatggccgttttcataacaatcggaaattggtatttttggacaccgatttggccgattttaaaaaaatctttttttttacacctttatttaactaggcaagtcagttaagaacacattcttattttcaatgacggcctaggaacggtgggttaacttccttgttcaggggcagaacgacagatttttaccttgtcagcttggggatttaatcttgtaaccttacagttaactagtccaacattctaaccacctgcctctcattgcactccacaaggagtctgcctgttacgcgaatgcagtaagaagccaaggtaagctgctagctagcattaaacgtatcttataaaaaacaatcaatgaaTCATAATCACtaattaactacacatggttgatgatattactagtttatctagcgtgtcctgcgttgcatataatcgatgtcgctgctccaacgtgtacctaaccataaacatcaatgcctttcttaaaatcaatacacaagcatatatttttaaacctgcatatttagttaatattgcctgctaacatgaatttattttaactaggtaaattgtgtcacttctcttgcaacagtaaatgcagcagtttgggccgcctggcttgttgcgaactgtgtgaagactatttcttcctaacaaagacagccaacttcgccaaacgggggatgatttaacaaaagcgcatttgcgaaaaaagcacaatcgttgcacgactgtacctaaccataaacactaatgcctttcttaaaatcaatacacagaagtatatatttttaaacctgcatatttagctgaAAGAAATCCAGGTTATCAGGCAATAtaaaccaggtgaaattgtgtcacttttcttgcgttcattgcacgcagagtcaggatatatgcaacagtttgggccgcctggctcgttgcgaactaattagCAAGAGTTTTACGTAATTATgatataacattgaaggttgtgcaatgtaacagcaatatttagacttggggatgccacccgttagataaaatacggaacggttccgaatttcactgaaataataagcgttttgttttcgaaatgatagtttccggattcgaccatattaatgaccgaaAGGCtcatatttgtgtgtgttattatgttataattaagtctatgatttgatagagcagtctgagcgatggtaggcagcagcaggctcataagcattcattcaaacagcactttcgtgcgttttgccagcagctcttcgctgtgcttcaagcattgagctgtttatgacttcgaGCCTATCATCTCCCGAGATTAGgttggtgtaaccgatgtgaaatggctagctagttagcggggtgcgcactaatagagtttcaaacgtcactcgctctgagacttggagtagttgttccccttgctctgccatggctgtggcttttgtggagcgatgggtaacgatgcttcgagggtggctgttgtcgagagggacggaagctataccgttacactggcaatactaaagtgcctataagaacatccgatagtcaaaggtatatgaaatacaaatggtatagagagaaatagtcctataataactacaagctaaacttcttacctgggaatattgaagactcatgttaaaaggaaccaccagctttcatatgttctcatgttctgagcaaggaacattagcttttttacatggcacatattgcacttttactttcttctccaacactttgtttttgcattatttaaaccaaattgaacatgttccattatttatttgaggctaaatagatttttattgatgtattaagttaaaataagtgttcattcagtattgttgtaattgtcattattacaaataaataaataaaaataatcggtatcggctttttttggtcctccaataatcggtatcggtgttgaaaaatcacaatcggtcgacctctaatttacACACTTGTAATGAGCAAACAGTAACATAACAATGTCTGATAAGGACAGATTGTTGTACTGCAGGCAATGGAATCGCAAGGTGCAGTATTCAGAGCTCCCATCTATTTGAAATGTTATTAGTTTGCTCACAACTGACATAGCGAGAGAAGAATCGCCCTTATGTCACCTCCCCCAGTGTAAAGCCTCCGTTATTACTGCTTTATTAACAACTTACAACAAGTAAACATACATACCCCTAGTGAGcatgacaagcatactcatatTAAACAAAGCTATCAATTACTCTACTGCTGATCCATCTCAGAACctccttgtttcctcctctcctccatcatcaCAATGAGAGAAAATTTGGGAGATTACTAGTTCACACTTAAATGCAATTCAACTTTTCTCTTGTATTCCCTTCTGAAGGTAACTGGTGCAAACCCTTCATGAACAGAAACGTTATTTTTTTAGGGATGGCGTTCTGTCATGAATTAGCAGTAAGTGCTAGTTTCGTCATACCAGGGCCGAGTTCCCGGAAGTGTCTCCTTACCATCCAGCTCCAGACAAATGTGCTGCAGGCTCATCCCCCTGAACAGCACGCCCTGCCGCTCCCCATAAAGCACCACCCTGCCCACATGTCCCATCAACGCAGGGTCTCGGCCTATCGTGGTGCAGCTCTGGGTTACTTGATACTCCCGCTGCAGGAAGTCTTCCAGGCGTTTGCCAGCCGCCCCGCCCGGCAGGCCCTGCCCCTCACCTTCCTCCAAGAGCAGTAACTGAGTAAGGATGGCCACCTGCCGGCGCACTCGCGTTTGGGTCAGCACTCCGGGATTCTTGGCGCCGCTGGCACGTGCCAAGTTGCGCAGCAGGTCGGTGCCCCGGAGCGGGGTGGCGGGCGAGTGGAAGGGCCGGGAGAAGACGTAGGGGCTGTGGGGGTCCACGCCCACATTGGCAGAGGTCTGAAGGAGCAGCTCCATGCAGGGCTCGCAGTGCGGGGGCAGGATGAGGGGTTGGATACGCCCCCGCTTACCCAGCACACCTGCCCGGGGGAGGTGGCAAAGCACCTGGCGCTCGAAGGGGGAGAGGATGGCCTCTAGGCCAGTGGGGGGGTCGTTGGCCAAGTTAGCCTGGGTTGGGCTCGGTGTGGTGGTGCGGTTGTGGTAGTCCTGGGTGGTGAGCTTGGCCACTTCGCACTCACGGTGCCGGTTGTAGAGGATAAGTAGTGCCAGGCTGGAGTGGCAAAGTAGGCGCCAGGCCTCGGCCGAACTGGGGGAGCGAGATAGGGACAAGAAGGAAGAGTGTTGCTGCCGGCGGAGGAAGAGCACCAggcaggagagggaggataggagagggggCATGTGATGTCTGTGAGAGCTAGaaaaaggagaggcagagagagggagcgtgagaaagtaaaaacaataacatgtcaaaaagttatatttttactTTATCTTTATCACAACAATAATGATAGAATTGCAGAATATGCTGTCATTTCTCAAGCAGTTTTGATACAGAACATATTTCACATTTCAGCTAGGCCCGACTTTCTTTCCAATGCAGCAGAACCATATTATCCATCACATACCTAGCCATCTCGACACTCTTATTCTCAGGACTATCCCCTTCCCCAACTCCACACAGCTCCAGCTCCTCACCCGGCTCTTCTTCCTCCGGCTCGGGGGTAGAACGTGGAGGTATCTCTTCCTCCTTGCTCCTGAAGCActcctctgttttctgctgctcctcCTTTGCTCTCTTTGGCCTGCGGCCCCTCCTGGCTGGTATGGGCAGACTTTTAACCGGTGCCACTGCAGGGGCGAAGCATTGCTTTGGCGTCTGCACCGATAAGTTGGAGACTTTCTTGGCCACAGCCGACTGAGCAGACAGTGAGAGCGAAAAGGAGACCGCCCCCGAGGAACTTCGAGTGGCCGgcgcatccctctctctctccctggagaaaggagggggaggggcGGGAGCGGAGGATGAGGAGGGCTGGGGGGAGGCGAAGGTATGGCcatgagaggtggtggtggtggag
Encoded proteins:
- the LOC139416213 gene encoding uncharacterized protein isoform X2, producing the protein MAENVRSPFDYREPPTLDSDGDGSKPPPPPPRGRVCGRKRKGTPVKVCDQAYVTEDEEEESLSEHSYSPGGGQYPEGAEDRLPPPGSPYYLADPSQLCVSELGEEGASGVQGPVLFHPPPNCRIREVHCGSQVRLVVIAIHDIAKGEEITVDYSLTDWGENAMEEEPGPHPLSLSDYLTPSWSLSPSSSPLTHSEPSDSDREDDDDDDDEEEMEELRGRMLSRRKKRKIAVTVTTKKNSAANPRVGPDHPCSLLSSRLAASPAQTQSQAATTLAPPTTNINNNININIGSSSGATVSRRQHCSYCGRHYRSLARHLEKHHANQPKVRAAMDLATRHTHSSSSSSHPHSSTTTTSHGHTFASPQPSSSSAPAPPPPFSRERERDAPATRSSSGAVSFSLSLSAQSAVAKKVSNLSVQTPKQCFAPAVAPVKSLPIPARRGRRPKRAKEEQQKTEECFRSKEEEIPPRSTPEPEEEEPGEELELCGVGEGDSPENKSVEMASSHRHHMPPLLSSLSCLVLFLRRQQHSSFLSLSRSPSSAEAWRLLCHSSLALLILYNRHRECEVAKLTTQDYHNRTTTPSPTQANLANDPPTGLEAILSPFERQVLCHLPRAGVLGKRGRIQPLILPPHCEPCMELLLQTSANVGVDPHSPYVFSRPFHSPATPLRGTDLLRNLARASGAKNPGVLTQTRVRRQVAILTQLLLLEEGEGQGLPGGAAGKRLEDFLQREYQVTQSCTTIGRDPALMGHVGRVVLYGERQGVLFRGMSLQHICLELDVMSGNSADSFSGDSDGEAEKVEVVKKRPGRPPRKKKGPPPSVNPPLPGAHKRRSIQPKSGKRGVLKRPWSEAERVAVETHLKRNIMELRVPAKADCERCLHLCPLLVSNQRDWRAIKFYCHNRIQLLKKQGRKESAGQGALC
- the LOC139416213 gene encoding uncharacterized protein isoform X3, with amino-acid sequence MGFHSSVSSRGFDCSFNPDNNIKKEEEPGPHPLSLSDYLTPSWSLSPSSSPLTHSEPSDSDREDDDDDDDEEEMEELRGRMLSRRKKRKIAVTVTTKKNSAANPRVGPDHPCSLLSSRLAASPAQTQSQAATTLAPPTTNINNNININIGSSSGATVSRRQHCSYCGRHYRSLARHLEKHHANQPKVRAAMDLATRHTHSSSSSSHPHSSTTTTSHGHTFASPQPSSSSAPAPPPPFSRERERDAPATRSSSGAVSFSLSLSAQSAVAKKVSNLSVQTPKQCFAPAVAPVKSLPIPARRGRRPKRAKEEQQKTEECFRSKEEEIPPRSTPEPEEEEPGEELELCGVGEGDSPENKSVEMASSHRHHMPPLLSSLSCLVLFLRRQQHSSFLSLSRSPSSAEAWRLLCHSSLALLILYNRHRECEVAKLTTQDYHNRTTTPSPTQANLANDPPTGLEAILSPFERQVLCHLPRAGVLGKRGRIQPLILPPHCEPCMELLLQTSANVGVDPHSPYVFSRPFHSPATPLRGTDLLRNLARASGAKNPGVLTQTRVRRQVAILTQLLLLEEGEGQGLPGGAAGKRLEDFLQREYQVTQSCTTIGRDPALMGHVGRVVLYGERQGVLFRGMSLQHICLELDVMSGNSADSFSGDSDGEAEKVEVVKKRPGRPPRKKKGPPPSVNPPLPGAHKRRSIQPKSGKRGVLKRPWSEAERVAVETHLKRNIMELRVPAKADCERCLHLCPLLVSNQRDWRAIKFYCHNRIQLLKKQGRKESAGQGALC
- the LOC139416213 gene encoding uncharacterized protein isoform X1, with the protein product MAENVRSPFDYREPPTLDSDGDGSKPPPPPPRGRVCGRKRKGTPVKVCDQAYVTEDEEEESLSEHSYSPGGGQYPEGAEDRLPPPGSPYYLADPSQLCVSELGEEGASGVQGPVLFHPPPNCRIREVHCGSQVRLVVIAIHDIAKGEEITVDYSLTDWGENAMGFHSSVSSRGFDCSFNPDNNIKKEEEPGPHPLSLSDYLTPSWSLSPSSSPLTHSEPSDSDREDDDDDDDEEEMEELRGRMLSRRKKRKIAVTVTTKKNSAANPRVGPDHPCSLLSSRLAASPAQTQSQAATTLAPPTTNINNNININIGSSSGATVSRRQHCSYCGRHYRSLARHLEKHHANQPKVRAAMDLATRHTHSSSSSSHPHSSTTTTSHGHTFASPQPSSSSAPAPPPPFSRERERDAPATRSSSGAVSFSLSLSAQSAVAKKVSNLSVQTPKQCFAPAVAPVKSLPIPARRGRRPKRAKEEQQKTEECFRSKEEEIPPRSTPEPEEEEPGEELELCGVGEGDSPENKSVEMASSHRHHMPPLLSSLSCLVLFLRRQQHSSFLSLSRSPSSAEAWRLLCHSSLALLILYNRHRECEVAKLTTQDYHNRTTTPSPTQANLANDPPTGLEAILSPFERQVLCHLPRAGVLGKRGRIQPLILPPHCEPCMELLLQTSANVGVDPHSPYVFSRPFHSPATPLRGTDLLRNLARASGAKNPGVLTQTRVRRQVAILTQLLLLEEGEGQGLPGGAAGKRLEDFLQREYQVTQSCTTIGRDPALMGHVGRVVLYGERQGVLFRGMSLQHICLELDVMSGNSADSFSGDSDGEAEKVEVVKKRPGRPPRKKKGPPPSVNPPLPGAHKRRSIQPKSGKRGVLKRPWSEAERVAVETHLKRNIMELRVPAKADCERCLHLCPLLVSNQRDWRAIKFYCHNRIQLLKKQGRKESAGQGALC